ACTCGCCACCGCCAGCTGGGACAAGACGGCGCGGGTGTGGGACGCCGAGTCCGGCACGCAACTCCTGACCCTCACCCACGACTACGAGGTGTGCGGGGTGGCGTTCAGTCCCGACGGTCGCCGACTGGCCACCGCCGGCTGGGACACCACGGCGCGGGTATGGGACGCCGAGTCCGGCACACAACTCCTGACCCTCACCCACGACAACTTGGTGTGCGGGGTGGCGTTCAGCCCCGACGGTCGCCGACTCGCCACCGCCAGCCGCGACAAGACGGCGCGGGTATGGGACGCCGAGTCCGGCACACAACTCCTGACCCTCACCCACGACAACTTGGTGTGCGGGGTGGCGTTCAGCCCCGACGGTCGCCGACTCGCCACCGCCAGCCGCGACAAGACGGCGCGGGTATGGGACGCCGAGTCCGGCACACAACTCCTGACCCTCACCCACGACTACGAGGTGTACGGGGTGGCGTTCAGCCCCGACGGTCGCCGACTCGCCACCGCCAGCGGGGAGACGGCGCGGATATGGCAACTAGAGGAGGGCGACGATGAGTGAGCCGGGCCGTATGCGCGCAGACCTCGTCGTTGACCACCGGATCACACGCGAACAGGAACAACTGCTGACCGACGCACTGACCGCCCTCGGCTTCGCCCCCAGCACCCGGGTACTGCAACCACGCCGGGTAGTCGACCCGCTTCCCTGGCTGATCCTTGTCTCTCTGCCCCTGCACGCCTTCCTAACCACCGTGGGAAACAAGGCGGCCGAGGCCGCCTACCACCGCCTTCAGAACGCCGTCCGCAACCTACGAGCCTCCTCCGCTACGGCGACCGCAGCCACCCCACCCGACCCGTCACGCCCCGTAGTGCTCCAAGATCCGGCCACCGGCTTGCGCATCGTCCTGGACCCCGACCTGCCCCACGCCGCCTACCAGCAGCTCATGTCCCTCGACCTGACCCGGTACCACCTCGGCCCCCTGCACTACGACCACACCCGCAGCCGCTGGCGCTCCCCACTCGACGAAGCCCAGCCCACTGACTGAGCCAACACGTTGCTTCCGTCTCGCTGGCGTAGCCGTCACGGAAGCGATGCTGTTGGCGATCTTGCAGTGCCCTCGTGGAACCGCGCCGCTATGCCCTGTGCGGTGTGCTGGTTCGGCAGTCCGGGACTCGCCCCCAGGCGGTCTTCGACCAGCGCCCTTGCTGCAGGGCGGCGACGGCTGACCAGTGCTTACGGGAATGCGACTGCTACCCCACCGAAGATCGCCAACAACATCCAGAAAGTGGACCAGAGCCCACACTCGTGTACAAAGCCACCCCGCGGATGCGCAAGTGATCGACGTCGCAAGCGGAACACTCCTGCCCGGCCTGATCGACGCCCACGTCCACACCAACGCCGAATCCCTCGCCCAGGCCCTGCGATTCGGAGTGACCACCGTGGAGATGCAGGGCACCAACACCGCCGCCAACCGCGCACACATCGCGTTGCCCCCCCGGCCAAGGACGCCGAGTCCCTGGGGGCGTACAGCGCGGAGCAACTGGACGCCGAAGCACTCATGCGCGTCGATGCCTTCCACGACATCTGGGACGCCGGGCTCATCTTCTTCGGCGTCCACCTGCTGCTGGGGTCCCTCGCCTTCAGGTCGGGCTACGCACCGCGGGTGCTGGGCGTCCTGCTGGCCCTCGCGGGGCTCGGCTATCTCGTGGAGAGCTTCGACGCCTTCCTCTCCGCCGGGTGCTCGGCCGCGGTGTCCGTGTTCACCGGCGTAGGCGAACTCATTCTCATGATCTGGCTTCTGGCCAAAGGCCGGAACATCGGTTCGCGGCTTCCGATACAGGCCGAGACGGCGCCCTGAGAGGGCGTTCCGTGCCGCCTCCTCTGCGTTGCGGTTGGGCCGGTGTCCGGTGCGGCGGACGCTCGGCGCGGATGGCTGCTTTGCATGTCCTCCGGCAGGCGGTGCGCCGTCCAAGCCCCTGGACACGTCCTCCTGGCCGGCCACGCGCCTGCCTTATGACGTCGGTGTATCCAGATGCGGGACGTACCCGGATCGGCTGGGCATCGCGGTGCGGCAAGAACATGACCGTGCGGGGCTTCACGCGCGGGCGATCCATACGCCGTCGTCGTAGAAGCCGACGATGTCCGCCTTCCCGTCGCCGGTGGTGTCCGCCAGGAAGCGGGGGTGCTTCTCCACCCGCCACCCGGACACGTAGCCGAAATGCGGCCTGACCAGCCCCGGCGTGTCGAACTGACCGTTGTCGAGCGACCGGGCCATCCACACGCCGTCGGGACCGAACCCGACGAGGTCGGCCAGGCCACGGTCGCCGGTGGTGTCCGCCAGCAGACGGGGATGCTTCTCCACCCGCCACCCGGACACGTAGCCGAAGTCCGCGATCACGAAGCCGGGGTCCGTGAAGGTCCCGTCGCCCTTGGACAGCGCGGTCCACACCCCCTGCTCGCCAAAGCCCACGATGTCCGCCATCGGGTCGCCGGTGAGGGGCGCCATCAGGCGGGGGTGCTTCTCCACCCGCCACCCGGACTCGTAACCCAGGTCCGCGATCACGAAGCGGGGGTCCGTGAAGGTCCCGTCGCCCTTGGACAGCGCGGTCCACACCCCGTGCTCGCCAAAGCCCACGATGTCCGCCACCGGGTCGCTGGTGAGGCGCGCCAGGAAGCGGGGGTGCTTCTCCACCCGCCACCCGGACTCGTAACCCAGGTCCGCGATCACGAAGCGGGGGTCCGTGAAGGTCCCGTCGCCCTTGGACAGCGCGGTCCACACCCCGTGCTCACCAAAGCCCACGATGTCCGCGGTGCCATTGCCGGTGATGTCGGCCATGAAGCGCGGATGCTTGTCGACCCGCCACCCGGACTGGTAGCCGAAGTCGGCGACCACGAACGTGGCGTCCTCGTACGTCCCGTCGCCGATGGCCAGCGCGGTCCACACCCCCTGTTCGCCGAAGCCGACGATGTCGTCACCGCTTCTGTGGGTGATATCCGCCATGAAGCGGGGGTGTTTGTCCACGCGCCACCCGGACTGGTAGCCGAAGTCGGGCACGACGCGCTGGGCGGCCCCGAAGCGTCCGTTGGGCTGCCCCACTGACAGATACACGCCGTCCTCGGCGAAGGCGAAGATGCCCGGCAGCCTGTTGGCCGTCACGCGCGCCATGCCCCGCACGTGCCGGTCGGTCCGGT
This Streptomyces sp. NBC_01283 DNA region includes the following protein-coding sequences:
- a CDS encoding DUF4386 family protein, whose translation is MGAYSAEQLDAEALMRVDAFHDIWDAGLIFFGVHLLLGSLAFRSGYAPRVLGVLLALAGLGYLVESFDAFLSAGCSAAVSVFTGVGELILMIWLLAKGRNIGSRLPIQAETAP